The genomic DNA GGCAAGCATTGTGATCTGTACCGAATTGTTTGTTATCTGTTTACAGATTGAATCAACCATTCCCCCGTCTGATAAGATAGTAGTTGCATCGGTTCAAGGAGAGGTTGAGGAAATAATTCCAATGAAAGATATGAAATTGGATTGGGTTCCTTACATCCCATTTGGAAAAGGGTACGTTTAGACACCCACTGCACATATTTTCCATTGGAGGGTCTTGGTCAATGAGAAGAGAGACAGATATATAGTATGTTTGTGTGCCACTATTCTTATTTTTGATGTTTATAAATTGGGTGTTGCTAATTTCATTTGCTTTCGTTCTTCTGCAGGGATAGACAAGTTGATAAAATGGACTCTCAAATTTTTATCTTGGGCTGTACGCAGAGAAGGTAAAGTATGTGTTATCATTTTTCTCTCAATAGCCAATTACCAATTTACCATGAAAGTCGGGGGACGTGTTATTTTGTTCATTTGCTTTGTAGAGtgattttgttagttacatTACATATGTTTTTGAAAGCATGGCTACACACACAACTTTATGTGAAAGTGTGATGCACCACTTTACATTATTCGCCTGTTTACCATTTTGACATCCAGTAACATAGAGCGTAGAATTTGGTCTAATCAGTCTAGCCTTGTATATGGTCTTTGCAGGTCTGATCACGTTAAAAAGTTCAACTACTATTTTCCTTGTAAGCTTAAATTTTGATGCATAGCTGGTTATTGTTGATGATAGATCGATCCTCAGCACCATGTCTTTGTTTGCTTAAATATGTTTTCCTTAGACATTGTTGTTAtctcgtttgtttgtttttcctgGAGTCCAACATCAAACTCTAAACATTACTGTTTTACTTTGATTTGCAGATATTGACAACCCATTTAAGGAAAATGAAACTGAGCAGAGCACTGTGGTTCAAATAACGTTCCCTTCTGAGCCACcagtacgttttttttttttggtcttttcctAAAATTTGGCATTTTCATATTTGGATCAAAGCgtactttcttcttttgtgcaGGTTGTATGTGAATATGACTGGGCTGTAAACAACCTTGAGGTGCTTATCTTCTTACTTTTCCAATTCGATAACATACTTGAATTACTTCTCATCTCGATAATTTCAGGAATTAACCGACGATCTGATTAAGAAGGAGACGTTACTCATGGACCAAAAGGATGAGTTCAATGTAAAAAGCAAGGAAGTTTTATGAAAAGCGTTTGAGGGGTTATCTCTAAATCACTCACCCATATGTGAAAGGGCAAAGTGACAAAGCTAAGACAGCTTATGAAGAGGTATTAAGTGTTAATACTCTCCAGCATAAAAAGGACGCTCATATAAAAAATGCTTATACGTACAATTGCAGGTGAAACAAGCCCGAGAGAAGGCAAAGGAAGGAATGAgcgaagaaacaaaagaggCCTACAAAGAAATGAAGTTGTACAAGTTTTATCCATTGCCTTCACCAGACGTTGCA from Camelina sativa cultivar DH55 chromosome 2, Cs, whole genome shotgun sequence includes the following:
- the LOC104724970 gene encoding uncharacterized protein LOC104724970 isoform X1; this translates as MIKWASIVICTELFVICLQIESTIPPSDKIVVASVQGEVEEIIPMKDMKLDWVPYIPFGKGDRQVDKMDSQIFILGCTQRRSDHVKKFNYYFPYIDNPFKENETEQSTVVQITFPSEPPVVCEYDWAVNNLEELTDDLIKKETLLMDQKDEFNVKSKEVL
- the LOC104724970 gene encoding uncharacterized protein LOC104724970 isoform X2 — its product is MFLVALSIESTIPPSDKIVVASVQGEVEEIIPMKDMKLDWVPYIPFGKGDRQVDKMDSQIFILGCTQRRSDHVKKFNYYFPYIDNPFKENETEQSTVVQITFPSEPPVVCEYDWAVNNLEELTDDLIKKETLLMDQKDEFNVKSKEVL